A single Candoia aspera isolate rCanAsp1 chromosome 7, rCanAsp1.hap2, whole genome shotgun sequence DNA region contains:
- the EIF3D gene encoding eukaryotic translation initiation factor 3 subunit D, with the protein MAKFITPVVQDNPSGWGPCAVPEQFKDMPYQPFSKGDRLGKVADWTGATYQDKRYTNKYSSQFGGGSQYAYFHEEDEASFQLVDTTRTQKTAYQRNRMRFAQRNLRRDKDRRNILQFNLQTLPKSAKQKERDRLRLQKKFQKQFGVRQKWDQKSQKPRDSSVEVRSDWEVKEEMDFPRLMKMRYLEVSEPQDIECCGALEYYDKAFDRITTRNEKNLRSIKRIFHTVTTTDDPVIRKLAKTQGNVFATDAILATLMACTRSVYSWDIIVQRVGSKLFFDKRDNSDFDLLTVSETANEPPQDEGNSFNSPRNLAMEATYINHNFSQQCLRMGKEKYTFPNPNPFVEDDMDKNEVASVAYRYRRWKLGDDIDLIVRCEHDGVMTGANGEVSFINIKTLNEWDSRHCNGVDWRQKLDSQRGAVIATELKNNSYKLARWTCCALLAGSEYLKLGYVSRYHVKDSSRHVILGTQQFKPNEFASQINLSMENAWGILRCVIDICMKLDEGKYLILKDPNKQVIRVYSLPDGTFSSDEEDDEEEEEEEEEEEES; encoded by the exons ATGGCAAAATTCATTACACCTGTAGTCCAGGACAATCCATCTGGTTGGGGTCCATGTGCTGTTCCTGAGCAATTCAAAGATATGCCTTAtcagcccttcagcaaaggagatCGACTGGGAAAG GTTGCAGACTGGACTGGAGCTACTTATCAAGATAAGCGATACACAA ATAAATATTCATCCCAGTTTGGAGGAGGAAGCCAATATGCTTACTTCCATGAGGAAGATGAAGCCAGTTTCCAGTTAGTGGACACAACAAGAACACAGAAAACTGCATACCAGAGGAATCGTATGAGATTTGCACAG AGGAATCTTCGAAGAGACAAGGACCGACGGAATATACTTCAGTTCAACCTGCAGACCCTGCCTAAAAGTGCCAAGCAGAAGGAGAG AGATCGACTGCGTCTGCAAAAgaaatttcagaagcagtttggaGTGAGACAGAAATGGGACCAAAAATCTCAG AAGCCGCGTGATTCCTCAGTGGAAGTTCGCAGTGACTGGGAGGTGAAGGAGGAGATGGATTTCCCTAGATTAATGAAGATGAGATATTTGGAGGTGTCAGAGCCTCAGGACAT AGAATGCTGTGGGGCTTTAGAATATTATGACAAAGCTTTTGACCGCATCaccacaagaaatgaaaaaaatcttcGTAGCATTAAGCGCATCTTCCATACTGTGACTACCACTGATGATCCAGTCATACGCAAG CTGGCCAAAACTCAAGGGAACGTATTTGCTACAGACGCTATCCTAGCCACCCTCATGGCTTGCACTCGTTCAGTATATTCCTGGGATATCATAGTCCAGAGAGTTGGATCCAAACTGTTCTTTGACAAAAGGGACAACTCTGATTTTG ATCTTCTTACAGTGAGTGAAACTGCTAATGAGCCACCACAAGATGAGGGCAATTCTTTCAATTCACCTCGCAACCTTGCTATGGAAGCCACCTACATCAACCACAACTTCTCTCAGCAGTGCTTAAGAATG GGGaaagaaaaatacacatttcCCAATCCAAACCCATTTGTGGAAGATGACATGGATAAGAATGAGGTAGCTTCTGTTGCATATCG GTATCGAAGGTGGAAGCTGGGAGATGATATTGACCTGATAGTACGTTGTGAGCATGATGGAGTGATGACTGGAGCCAATGGAGAAGTATCATTCATCAACATTAAAACGCTGAATGAATGGGATTCAAGG CATTGTAATGGAGTAGATTGGCGTCAGAAGCTGGACTCTCAGCGAGGAGCTGTGATTGCCACTGAACTGAAAAATAATAGTTACAAGCTTGCTCGTTGGACTTGTTGTGCATTGCTGGCTGGATCAGAATATCTTAAACTGGG CTACGTCTCCCGATACCATGTGAAAGATTCTTCGCGCCATGTGATCCTGGGTACACAGCAGTTCAAACCCAATGAATTTGCAAGCCAAATTAATTTAAGCATGGAGAATGCCTGGGGCATTCTGCGCTGTGTCATTGACATCTGCATGAAGCTGGATGAGGGCAAGTACCTTATCTTGAAGGATCCCAACAAGCAAGTTATCCGTGTTTATAGCCTGCCCGATGGCACCTTCAGCTCtgatgaagaagatgatgaagaggaggaggaagaggaggaagaag AAGAAGAGAGCTGA